One Trichomycterus rosablanca isolate fTriRos1 chromosome 12, fTriRos1.hap1, whole genome shotgun sequence DNA window includes the following coding sequences:
- the LOC134323841 gene encoding protein FAM237A-like: protein MDDVGLRTRLLLLLLLALMCACPLQGLSSGHVDPLTLSRVDAHCWERATALLLELRTPRIAHTVSSFWDLMVFLKSSDNRKHSALFWDLAQVFWDLYVECVQSRNHGLGRRHIRRTKRLLGGTSSLTADKSFVQEMKSHLSKLKKFTQAWF, encoded by the exons ATGGATGACGTAGGTCTGCGCACGCGCCTGCTCCTGTTGCTGCTGCTCGCGCTCATGTGTGCGTGCCCGCTGCAGGGCTTGAGCTCGGGTCACGTGGACCCGTTAACCCTGAGCCGCGTGGATGCGCACTGCTGGGAGCGTGCCACGGCGCTGCTGCTGGAGCTGCGCACCCCCCGAATAGCACACACTGTGTCCAGCTTCTGGGACCTGATGGTGTTTCTAAAGTCCTCAGACAACCGCAAGCACAGCGCTCTGTTCTGGGACCTGGCGCAGGTGTTCTGGGACCTGTACGTGGAGTGTGTTCAGTCCCGCAACCACGGACTGGGCAGACGGCACATCAGGCGCACAAAGAGACTCCTGGGGGGCACAAGTTCTCTCACTGCAGACA AGTCTTTTGTGCAGGAGATGAAGAGTCACTTATCAAAGTTGAAGAAGTTTACTCAGGCCTGGTTTTGA